From the genome of Thunnus thynnus chromosome 1, fThuThy2.1, whole genome shotgun sequence, one region includes:
- the csnk2a2a gene encoding casein kinase 2, alpha prime polypeptide a isoform X1 — protein sequence MPGSTPASSKARVYTDVNTQKNREYWDYDAHVPNWSNQDNYQLVRKLGRGKYSEVFEAINVTNNEKVVVKILKPVKKKKIKREIKILENLRGGTNIIRLVDTVKDPVSRTPALVFECINNTDFKELYQKLTDYDIRYYMYELLKALDYCHSMGIMHRDVKPHNVMIDHQLRKLRLIDWGLAEFYHPAQEYNVRVASRYFKGPELLVDYQMYDYSLDMWSLGCMLASMIFLKEPFFHGQDNYDQLVRIAKVLGTDELFGYLHKYHIELDTRFKDLLGQQTRKRWEQFIQTENQHLVSPEALDLLDKLLRYDHQQRLTAAEAMQHPYFYPVVKEHANANTDGTKAISSSNAT from the exons ATGCCCGGATCCACGCCGGCCAGCAGCAAGGCTCGGGTGTACACCGATGTCAACACACAGAAGAACAGAGAATACTGGGACTATGATGCACATGTGCCAAACTGGAG caATCAAGACAACTATCAGTTGGTGCGTAAACTGGGTAGAGGGAAGTACAGCGAAGTATTTGAGGCCATAAATGTGACCAACAATGAGAAAGTGGTGGTGAAAATCCTCAAG CCcgtcaagaagaagaagatcaaACGTGAAATTAAGATTCTTGAAAACTTGCGCGGAGGAACCAACATCATCCGTCTGGTGGACACGGTCAAAGACCCGGTG TCCAGAACACCAGCGCTTGTCTTTGAGTGCATCAATAACACAGATTTTAAG GAGCTTTACCAGAAACTGACAGACTACGATATCCGTTACTACATGTATGAGCTTCTCAAG GCTCTGGACTACTGTCACAGTATGGGGATCATGCACAGGGACGTGAAGCCCCACAACGTGATGATCGACCATCAGCTGAGAAAG CTGCGTCTTATAGATTGGGGTTTGGCAGAATTTTACCATCCCGCTCAGGAATACAACGTCAGGGTGGCCTCTCGCTATTTCAAAGGCCCGGAGCTGCTAGTGGACTATCAG aTGTATGACTATAGTTTGGACATGTGGAGTCTAGGCTGTATGTTGGCCAGCATGATCTTTCTGAAGGAACCGTTTTTTCATGGCCAGGACAACTACGACCAG CTGGTCCGCATCGCTAAGGTCCTGGGCACCGACGAGCTCTTCGGCTACCTGCACAAATATCACATAGAACTGGACACTCGTTTCAAAGACCTGCTGGGACA acaaACACGGAAGCGTTGGGAGCAGTTCATCCAGACGGAGAACCAGCACCTGGTGAGTCCGGAGGCTCTGGACCTGCTGGACAAGCTGCTGCGTTACGACCACCAGCAGAGGCTGACGGCGGCGGAGGCCATGCAGCACCCGTACTTCT ATCCTGTGGTGAAGGAACACGCGAACGCCAATACAGACGGCACAAAGGCAATAAGCAGCTCGAACGCGACATGA
- the LOC137194511 gene encoding zinc finger protein 319, producing MRSGRMTEAWQQQQQHAVAPPSVVHTLPQGADNPLGCTVYGVVLQPDTLQQAQHGQQHAVQAQQPSLQVGGERGHKCGACGHDISHLANPHEHQCMVNQDRSFQCTQCMKIFSQATDLLEHQCVQVEQKPFVCGVCKMGFSLLTSLAQHHNSHGNGNNPMKCSICEKTYRPGSGNVTPTSSAANPQQPSTGETSGGGAAISASSPPAFEASAPDRPYKCSVCHKSFRHLSELTRHERVHTGEKPYKCDTCDKSFSQSSHLAHHQRTHSSERPYKCAVCEKSFKHRSHLVRHMYAHSGEHLFKCNLCEMHFKESSELLHHQCQPEGERPFRCGSCGKSFKRPSDLRQHERTHSEERPFQCEECQMSFKQQYALVRHRRTHKNPADRPFKCNLCDKGFLQPSHLLYHQQVHGMESLFKCASCQKSFSQSGELLRHKCGGEVEKPYKCDVCGKGYKKNSTLQRHQNSHCTEKPLKCSLCDKRFVSSSEFVQHRCDPTREKPLKCPDCEKRFRYSSELQRHRRVHTGEKPFKCASCDKSFKQREHLAKHQSVHSRETQFKCVWCGERFVDLTALQEHTVQHTAEGESFPEAPCIP from the coding sequence ATGCGAAGTGGAAGGATGACGGAGgcgtggcagcagcagcagcagcatgcagTGGCTCCACCTTCTGTAGTGCACACACTCCCCCAGGGAGCCGACAACCCTCTGGGCTGCACTGTGTATGGAGTCGTCCTGCAACCGGATACCCTGCAGCAAGCACAGCATGGCCAGCAGCACGCCGTGCAAGCCCAGCAGCCCTCCTTGCAGGTAGGGGGCGAGAGAGGGCACAAGTGCGGAGCCTGTGGCCATGACATATCTCACCTGGCCAACCCTCATGAGCACCAGTGCATGGTGAACCAAGACCGATCCTTCCAGTGCACGCAGTGTATGAAGATCTTCAGCCAGGCGACGGACCTTCTGGAGCATCAGTGCGTGCAGGTGGAGCAGAAGCCGTTTGTGTGTGGCGTATGTAAGATGGGCTTCTCCTTGCTCACGTCTTTGGCCCAGCATCACAACTCGCACGGCAACGGCAACAACCCGATGAAGTGTTCCATCTGTGAGAAAACCTACCGACCAGGTTCCGGAAACGTCACCCCGACCTCGTCGGCTGCCAACCCCCAGCAGCCCTCCACCGGTGAGACGTCCGGTGGCGGCGCGGCGATCAGTGCCTCGTCTCCTCCTGCTTTTGAGGCCTCCGCACCAGACAGGCCGTACAAGTGCTCAGTGTGCCATAAATCCTTCCGGCATTTGTCAGAGCTGACCCGCCACGAAAGAGTACACACTGGTGAAAAGCCATACAAATGTGACACATGTGATAAAAGCTTCAGCCAGTCTTCACATCTGGCGCACCACCAGCGTACGCACAGTTCCGAGCGGCCGTACAAGTGTGCCGTGTGCGAGAAGAGCTTTAAGCACCGCTCTCACCTTGTGCGGCACATGTACGCTCATTCGGGCGAGCACCTTTTCAAGTGCAATTTGTGTGAGATGCACTTTAAGGAGTCATCCGAGCTCCTGCACCATCAATGCCAGCCAGAAGGGGAACGGCCCTTCCGCTGCGGCTCTTGTGGAAAGAGCTTCAAGCGCCCGTCTGACCTGCGGCAGCACGAGCGCACCCACTCGGAGGAGCGACCTTTCCAGTGCGAGGAGTGCCAGATGAGCTTCAAACAGCAGTACGCCCTCGTACGTCACCGGCGCACTCATAAAAACCCAGCTGATCGCCCTTTTAAGTGTAACCTGTGTGATAAAGGATTTCTTCAGCCATCCCACCTGCTTTACCATCAGCAGGTTCACGGTATGGAAAGTCTGTTTAAATGTGCGTCCTGCCAGAAGTCTTTCAGCCAATCGGGAGAACTGCTGCGGCACAAATGTGGCGGCGAAGTAGAAAAGCCCTACAAGTGCGACGTGTGCGGCAAAGGTTACAAAAAGAATTCAACGCTTCAACGCCACCAAAACTCGCACTGCACGGAGAAGCCGCTGAAATGCTCGCTGTGTGACAAGCGCTTCGTGTCGTCCTCCGAGTTCGTCCAGCACCGCTGCGACCCGACGCGCGAGAAGCCCCTGAAATGTCCCGATTGCGAAAAGCGCTTCAGGTACTCGTCCGAGCTGCAGCGCCACCGCCGCGTTCACACCGGGGAGAAACCTTTCAAGTGCGCCAGCTGCGACAAGAGCTTCAAGCAGCGCGAGCACTTGGCCAAGCATCAGAGCGTCCACTCGCGGGAGACACAGTTTAAGTGCGTGTGGTGCGGAGAGCGTTTCGTTGACCTCACAGCTCTGCAGGAGCACACGGTCCAGCACACCGCTGAAGGGGAGAGTTTCCCTGAAGCTCCCTGCATCCCGTGA
- the csnk2a2a gene encoding casein kinase 2, alpha prime polypeptide a isoform X2, with product MPGSTPASSKARVYTDVNTQKNREYWDYDAHVPNWSNQDNYQLVRKLGRGKYSEVFEAINVTNNEKVVVKILKPVKKKKIKREIKILENLRGGTNIIRLVDTVKDPVELYQKLTDYDIRYYMYELLKALDYCHSMGIMHRDVKPHNVMIDHQLRKLRLIDWGLAEFYHPAQEYNVRVASRYFKGPELLVDYQMYDYSLDMWSLGCMLASMIFLKEPFFHGQDNYDQLVRIAKVLGTDELFGYLHKYHIELDTRFKDLLGQQTRKRWEQFIQTENQHLVSPEALDLLDKLLRYDHQQRLTAAEAMQHPYFYPVVKEHANANTDGTKAISSSNAT from the exons ATGCCCGGATCCACGCCGGCCAGCAGCAAGGCTCGGGTGTACACCGATGTCAACACACAGAAGAACAGAGAATACTGGGACTATGATGCACATGTGCCAAACTGGAG caATCAAGACAACTATCAGTTGGTGCGTAAACTGGGTAGAGGGAAGTACAGCGAAGTATTTGAGGCCATAAATGTGACCAACAATGAGAAAGTGGTGGTGAAAATCCTCAAG CCcgtcaagaagaagaagatcaaACGTGAAATTAAGATTCTTGAAAACTTGCGCGGAGGAACCAACATCATCCGTCTGGTGGACACGGTCAAAGACCCGGTG GAGCTTTACCAGAAACTGACAGACTACGATATCCGTTACTACATGTATGAGCTTCTCAAG GCTCTGGACTACTGTCACAGTATGGGGATCATGCACAGGGACGTGAAGCCCCACAACGTGATGATCGACCATCAGCTGAGAAAG CTGCGTCTTATAGATTGGGGTTTGGCAGAATTTTACCATCCCGCTCAGGAATACAACGTCAGGGTGGCCTCTCGCTATTTCAAAGGCCCGGAGCTGCTAGTGGACTATCAG aTGTATGACTATAGTTTGGACATGTGGAGTCTAGGCTGTATGTTGGCCAGCATGATCTTTCTGAAGGAACCGTTTTTTCATGGCCAGGACAACTACGACCAG CTGGTCCGCATCGCTAAGGTCCTGGGCACCGACGAGCTCTTCGGCTACCTGCACAAATATCACATAGAACTGGACACTCGTTTCAAAGACCTGCTGGGACA acaaACACGGAAGCGTTGGGAGCAGTTCATCCAGACGGAGAACCAGCACCTGGTGAGTCCGGAGGCTCTGGACCTGCTGGACAAGCTGCTGCGTTACGACCACCAGCAGAGGCTGACGGCGGCGGAGGCCATGCAGCACCCGTACTTCT ATCCTGTGGTGAAGGAACACGCGAACGCCAATACAGACGGCACAAAGGCAATAAGCAGCTCGAACGCGACATGA